One part of the Sorangiineae bacterium MSr11954 genome encodes these proteins:
- a CDS encoding PQQ-dependent sugar dehydrogenase, producing the protein MMHRTCFAAQAALWVGAIGALGCSSASTAEGDGNLGNSGSELLAGTDYEAEDGVCQGTVDSNHTGYSGRGFCNTNNAVGAYVEWTVSAAAAGPSSLAIRYANGTTTDRPATISVNGAVVANAQPFPGTGAWTTWELQTINANLVAGSNKIRVASNTANGTANLDKLTVDAPRDTQAPTTPQNLRATDVTSNTIALAWNASTDNVGVVAYDIYHDGNKISEAAGNATTKTLTGLQPKTEYRLTVFARDAAGNVSATSNSVPVTTSPTSDTEPPTAPGNLKASDVTNNSVKLAWTASTDNVGVTGYDVYSGGGVIVTNVQGTQATITGLAANTDYSFTVKAKDAGNNVSGASNAVSVRTGNVPPGGGVPKTITQLSSGWTIPWGLAWLPDGSAIITERESFNVYTLTPSGTKKQVGKVPNAVGTTGEGGLMGIAVDPNWSSNHHIYVMHSASEGNRIARMTFDGNALSDYKVLIQGIKKSKYHNGGRLKFGPDGYLYATAGDAQTQSLAQDKNSPNGKILRFKTDGTPAPGNPFGTLVYSYGHRNPQGLAWDSAGRLWESELGDGSQDELNLITAGANYGWPTCEGNCNVSGMTNPKKTWSTGEASPSGLAIVNDVAYMAALKGKRLWRIPLSGTSAGTPTAYYVNTYGRLRTVEKVPGQSLLWLSTTNSDFNGKEPAGSDKIFKITIE; encoded by the coding sequence ATGATGCACCGTACGTGTTTTGCCGCGCAGGCAGCGTTGTGGGTGGGGGCGATCGGCGCGCTCGGATGCTCGAGCGCGAGCACCGCCGAGGGCGATGGCAACCTTGGCAACTCGGGCTCGGAGCTCCTCGCCGGCACCGATTACGAGGCGGAGGATGGTGTCTGCCAGGGCACCGTCGACTCCAATCACACGGGATACTCGGGCCGGGGGTTCTGCAATACGAACAACGCGGTCGGCGCCTACGTCGAATGGACGGTCAGCGCGGCCGCCGCGGGCCCCTCGTCGCTCGCCATTCGCTATGCCAATGGCACGACCACCGATCGGCCCGCGACCATTTCGGTCAATGGCGCCGTGGTCGCGAACGCGCAGCCCTTCCCGGGGACGGGCGCGTGGACGACGTGGGAGCTTCAAACCATCAACGCCAACCTCGTCGCCGGCAGCAACAAGATCCGCGTGGCCTCCAATACGGCCAACGGCACGGCCAACCTCGACAAGCTCACGGTGGACGCCCCGCGTGATACCCAAGCGCCCACCACGCCTCAGAATTTGCGCGCCACCGACGTGACGAGCAACACCATCGCCCTGGCGTGGAACGCGTCGACCGACAACGTCGGCGTGGTGGCCTACGATATTTACCACGACGGCAACAAGATCAGCGAGGCGGCGGGCAACGCCACCACCAAGACCTTGACCGGCCTTCAGCCCAAAACGGAATATCGATTGACGGTCTTCGCGCGCGACGCGGCGGGCAACGTGTCGGCCACCAGCAACTCGGTGCCCGTGACCACGTCGCCCACGAGCGACACCGAGCCGCCCACGGCGCCGGGCAATTTGAAGGCGAGCGACGTCACCAACAACAGCGTCAAGCTGGCGTGGACGGCGTCGACGGACAACGTGGGTGTCACGGGCTACGACGTGTACTCGGGCGGCGGCGTCATCGTGACGAACGTGCAGGGCACCCAGGCGACCATCACCGGGCTGGCGGCCAACACCGACTACAGCTTCACGGTGAAGGCCAAGGACGCGGGGAACAACGTCTCTGGCGCGAGCAACGCGGTGAGCGTTCGCACGGGCAACGTACCGCCCGGCGGCGGGGTGCCGAAGACCATCACCCAGCTGTCCAGCGGATGGACCATCCCGTGGGGGCTCGCGTGGCTGCCGGATGGATCGGCCATCATCACGGAGCGCGAGTCGTTCAACGTCTACACGCTCACCCCGAGCGGCACCAAGAAGCAAGTCGGCAAGGTGCCGAACGCCGTGGGCACCACCGGTGAGGGCGGGCTGATGGGCATCGCCGTGGACCCGAACTGGAGCTCGAACCACCACATTTACGTGATGCACTCGGCGTCGGAGGGAAATCGCATTGCGCGAATGACCTTCGACGGCAATGCGCTCTCCGATTACAAAGTCCTCATTCAGGGGATCAAGAAGAGCAAATACCACAATGGCGGTCGCTTGAAGTTCGGCCCCGACGGGTACCTGTATGCCACCGCCGGCGACGCGCAGACCCAGAGCCTCGCGCAGGACAAGAACTCGCCCAACGGCAAGATCCTGCGCTTCAAGACCGACGGCACCCCGGCGCCGGGCAATCCCTTCGGCACCCTCGTGTACAGCTATGGGCACCGCAACCCGCAAGGCCTCGCATGGGACTCGGCGGGGCGGCTCTGGGAGTCGGAGCTCGGCGATGGTTCGCAGGACGAGCTCAATCTCATCACGGCGGGCGCCAACTACGGATGGCCCACGTGCGAGGGCAACTGCAACGTTTCGGGGATGACCAATCCGAAGAAGACCTGGTCGACGGGCGAAGCGTCGCCCAGCGGTCTGGCGATCGTCAACGATGTAGCGTACATGGCCGCGCTCAAGGGCAAGCGCCTCTGGCGCATTCCGCTGAGCGGCACCAGCGCGGGGACGCCCACGGCCTACTACGTGAACACCTATGGACGTCTGCGCACGGTGGAGAAGGTGCCCGGTCAGAGCTTGCTCTGGCTCAGCACCACCAACTCCGACTTCAACGGCAAAGAGCCGGCCGGTTCGGACAAGATTTTCAAGATCACCATCGAATGA
- a CDS encoding carboxymuconolactone decarboxylase family protein: MAPRIVPLGPPYSAEVQASLAKWMPPGSGVQPLKIFRTIARHEHLSARMRGLGGALLGRGTLPLRVRELLILRTCARCGAEYEWGVHVSAFAAAAGLSDEIVAGTAQRSPADLAETESADDLVQRFADELHDTHTVSERTWSSLAAHFDANALLEMLAVVGFYHTISFIVNAARIEHEPWAATFPAPSSTA, from the coding sequence ATGGCTCCTCGTATCGTGCCCCTCGGTCCGCCCTACAGCGCCGAGGTGCAAGCTTCGCTCGCCAAGTGGATGCCACCGGGAAGCGGCGTCCAGCCGCTGAAGATCTTTCGAACCATCGCCCGCCACGAGCACTTGAGCGCCCGCATGCGCGGCCTGGGCGGCGCCTTGCTCGGCCGTGGCACGCTCCCCCTGCGCGTGCGCGAGCTGCTCATTTTGCGCACCTGCGCGCGCTGCGGCGCCGAGTACGAGTGGGGCGTGCACGTCAGCGCCTTCGCGGCGGCGGCCGGCCTTTCGGATGAAATCGTCGCCGGCACCGCGCAGCGCTCCCCGGCCGACCTGGCCGAAACGGAGAGCGCCGACGATCTGGTCCAACGCTTTGCCGACGAGCTTCACGATACGCACACCGTGAGCGAGCGCACATGGTCCAGCCTCGCCGCGCACTTCGATGCGAACGCGCTGCTCGAGATGCTCGCGGTCGTCGGCTTCTACCACACCATTTCGTTCATCGTGAACGCCGCCCGCATCGAGCACGAACCGTGGGCCGCGACGTTCCCGGCTCCCTCGTCGACGGCGTAG
- a CDS encoding helix-turn-helix transcriptional regulator, with translation MARAPTKRALPGHPVRGSRTGRPIMAALDLLGRRWTLRVLWELRAGPATFRELRERCDDVSPTVLNARLKELREAGVVEHASESEEAGYRTTDAGSALLRALAPLNQWAEAWARGLP, from the coding sequence ATGGCACGCGCACCCACGAAGAGAGCTCTTCCCGGCCACCCCGTACGCGGCTCGCGCACCGGCCGGCCCATCATGGCCGCGCTCGATCTCCTCGGCCGGCGGTGGACCCTGCGCGTGCTGTGGGAGCTGCGCGCGGGCCCCGCCACCTTTCGCGAGCTGCGCGAGCGCTGCGACGACGTCTCGCCCACCGTGCTCAACGCCCGCCTCAAAGAGCTGCGCGAGGCGGGCGTCGTGGAGCACGCCTCGGAGTCCGAGGAGGCCGGCTACCGCACCACCGACGCGGGCAGCGCCCTTTTGCGGGCGCTCGCCCCGCTCAACCAGTGGGCCGAAGCGTGGGCCCGCGGCCTGCCTTGA
- a CDS encoding glutathione S-transferase family protein translates to MSDIILHHYELSPYSEKVRAILGFKKLAWRSVLAPMILPKPDLIPLTGGYRKTPVLQIGRDVYCDSRLIVHVLERLRPAPAILPAALEASCAAFALLEPTLFAAAMGTAFQPAGAQILVQHIGLEAFEQFIKDRAELFKGGSARRPSHDFAEAHFLPLVGAVDRQLAGHPFLLGKEPTLADFVTYHPIWFIARNPGVAGCLRPFAHVAAWMERMAGLGHGTPSELSSADALAIARESSETGERGENQGSPPFLGTPVQLERAQIGQRVTVSATDYGVDAVEGTLVHASTLEVAIQRHDERAGTVIVHFPRIDSRVAAVA, encoded by the coding sequence ATGAGCGACATTATCCTGCATCACTACGAGCTCTCTCCCTATTCGGAGAAAGTACGCGCGATCCTCGGCTTCAAAAAGCTCGCGTGGAGGTCGGTCCTCGCGCCGATGATCCTCCCGAAGCCCGATCTGATACCCCTCACGGGCGGCTATCGAAAGACACCGGTCCTGCAGATTGGTCGCGATGTTTATTGCGACTCGCGCCTCATCGTCCATGTGCTGGAGCGGCTGCGTCCCGCTCCGGCGATCCTCCCGGCGGCGCTCGAGGCGAGCTGCGCTGCGTTCGCTCTCCTGGAGCCTACGTTGTTTGCTGCGGCCATGGGCACGGCGTTTCAACCCGCGGGCGCCCAGATCCTCGTTCAGCACATCGGGCTGGAGGCGTTCGAGCAGTTCATCAAAGATCGGGCCGAGCTTTTCAAGGGCGGCTCGGCGCGGAGGCCGAGCCACGACTTTGCCGAGGCGCACTTTCTGCCTTTGGTCGGCGCGGTCGACCGCCAGCTCGCGGGACACCCCTTCCTCCTCGGCAAAGAGCCGACGTTGGCCGACTTCGTCACCTATCACCCCATTTGGTTCATCGCCCGAAACCCGGGGGTCGCGGGCTGTCTTCGACCCTTCGCCCATGTCGCCGCGTGGATGGAGCGCATGGCGGGGCTGGGCCACGGGACACCGTCCGAGCTCTCGTCCGCGGACGCGCTGGCCATCGCGCGCGAGAGCAGCGAAACCGGCGAGCGCGGCGAGAACCAGGGGAGCCCGCCCTTCCTGGGCACCCCGGTCCAACTCGAACGGGCGCAGATCGGTCAGCGGGTGACCGTCAGCGCCACCGATTATGGCGTCGACGCGGTCGAGGGCACCTTGGTGCACGCGTCGACCCTCGAGGTGGCCATCCAGCGCCACGACGAGCGGGCAGGCACCGTGATCGTGCACTTTCCGCGCATCGATTCCCGGGTCGCCGCCGTGGCCTGA
- a CDS encoding glutathione S-transferase N-terminal domain-containing protein yields the protein MPNAFLHQVEVARSLLASSITLGRGVLAVAPGRQPARLFRLYDFEACLYCRNVREALTALHLDAEIFPCPKGGTRFRSEALRIGGKMLFPLLVDPNNDTVMYESADIVAYLFRTYGDRDVPLSYRATPVQPAFGALASGVRGLRGVRARPSREPREQLHLWSFEGSPYSRLVRERLSELEIPYVLHNLGKERWGEIGPPHFRIEGGPYVPEAGGKREAFFQAHGRVQVPYLEDPNTDTKMFESARIIEYLERTYAA from the coding sequence ATGCCCAATGCGTTTCTCCATCAGGTCGAAGTGGCGCGGTCGCTCTTGGCCTCGTCGATCACCCTCGGTCGCGGTGTCTTGGCGGTGGCGCCCGGGCGACAGCCGGCGCGCTTGTTTCGACTCTACGATTTCGAAGCATGCCTCTATTGTAGAAATGTACGCGAAGCGCTCACCGCGCTTCACCTCGACGCGGAGATTTTTCCGTGTCCCAAAGGCGGAACGCGTTTTCGATCCGAGGCGCTGCGCATCGGGGGCAAAATGCTGTTTCCGCTTCTGGTCGATCCCAACAACGATACCGTTATGTACGAATCTGCCGACATCGTGGCCTATCTTTTTCGTACCTACGGCGACCGCGATGTACCATTGAGCTACCGCGCCACCCCCGTTCAACCGGCATTTGGCGCGCTCGCGAGCGGGGTGCGCGGGCTGCGCGGCGTGCGTGCTCGACCGTCGCGCGAACCGCGCGAGCAGCTGCATTTGTGGAGCTTCGAGGGGAGCCCGTATTCGCGGCTGGTGCGGGAGCGGCTGTCGGAGCTCGAGATCCCTTATGTGCTGCACAACCTCGGAAAGGAGCGGTGGGGCGAGATAGGCCCTCCCCATTTCCGCATCGAGGGCGGCCCCTACGTGCCGGAGGCGGGCGGCAAGCGCGAGGCATTTTTTCAAGCGCACGGCCGCGTGCAGGTGCCGTATCTGGAAGATCCGAACACCGACACCAAAATGTTCGAGTCGGCTCGAATCATCGAATATCTCGAGCGTACGTACGCTGCCTAA